The Stigmatella ashevillena genomic sequence CATCGAAGATGGGGATGACGTTGGGATGAGAGACCCGCGCCATGGCCTGGGCCTCACGCAGCAACCGCGCCCGGGCTTCCTCCGAATCCGTCCCGCCGTTCGACTGCAACAGCTTGAGCGCCACCTTGCGGTCCAGGTCCGGATCATAGGCGGCGTACACCACCCCCATCCCTCCCTTCCCCAGCTGCTTGAGCAAGATGTAGCGCCCTACTTGCGAAACAGGAGGCGCATCCTCCGGCGTCATGGCCGGCTCAGAGCGAGCCGAGCGAGCCGTATTCGGCACGGCGGTGGCTGCCCCCTTGCGCTCGCTCCGAGTGTTTTTCGAGTTCATGACGATGCACCTGATGACCGCAAGACCAGCCAGACCAACCGCACCTTCAACTTCTGGACCTCCCCCTCTTGCCCACACGCCCGCCGAGAACTCTATAAGGATCCACTCGGGGTTGCGCGTTCTTCGGGGAAGTCTTGAGGAAGCGGCCCAAGATGATGACGGGTGTCACCACAGGTGACCCCTGTCATCAGGCTCTCACGTTCCGGGCTGAACCAGAACCGCCCAGGAGCGGCTCGGCTCCTCGGTCCCCAGCCAAGGAAATCAGACCTTTATCTCGCTTTCGGGGGCCTGGTGGGTGGTTGGCATACCTCCTGCTTTAGACCCGCTCATCCACCGCTTCTTTCCTCCCCCTTCTTTCCTTAGGAACCCGCCATGAGCCTCTCTCCCCTGTCTCGGAACGCGTCAACCATCAGCCCCTCCAATGACCAGTCCCTGATCCGGAGCAGCAGCCTCGCCCAGACGGCGCAGACCGCGGGTTGCGCGCGAGGCAACGCCCTCCCCCAGGGGATGAAGGCGTTGCAGCAGGACAGCTTCCAGGCGGGCCCGGAGCTCGGCGGGGAGTGGGCGAAGTTCATGGAGAGCGCCGCGAGCCTGGTCGATGCGGTGACCCAGTTGCAGAGCCTCCTGCAGTCCCCCGAGTTGGGCGGAGAGCTGTCGGCAGAGGGCGCTGAAGGAGCCCAGGCCATGCCCTCGCCCTTCGAGGACAGCTTCGCGCCCGAGGCCCCGGCCGGACAGGCCGCAGCCTCCACCCCCTCCGCGCCGAGCGCCGCGGGAGCCACGGGCTCCTCGGACACGTCGGCGGCCTCGGGTGAGGCCAAGCTGGGCTCTGGGCTGCCCCCCGCGCTGAACCAGTACAAGGGGGCCATCGAGTCGGCAGCGTCCAAGGCGGGCGTGCCGGCCTCGATGCTGGCCGGCCAGATCTGGCAGGAATCCCGCGGCAACCTGGGCGCCTCCTCCACCAACGGTGGCAATGGCCTGACGGACACCGGGCTGATGCAGATCAACCCCAACACCTTCGCGGAGCTGCAGAGCAAGCACCCCGAGTTGCAGGGCAAGAACCTCGCGGATCCTGAGACGAACATTCTGGCGGGCGCCTTCTACATGAAGGACATGAAGGAGCAGTTCGGCAGCTGGGATCTCGCCCTGCGCGCCTACAACTCCGGCCCCAATGGGGTCGACCGCAGCAACCCGAACGCCATTCCCGCGGGCACGGGCGACGCCACCTACGTCCAGAAGGTGCAGAAGTTCTCGGAAATCATCGCCACCGGCAACGGCACCCTGCCCGCGTAGTGCCCACTGGATCGGATTCTCTCT encodes the following:
- a CDS encoding lytic transglycosylase domain-containing protein, yielding MSLSPLSRNASTISPSNDQSLIRSSSLAQTAQTAGCARGNALPQGMKALQQDSFQAGPELGGEWAKFMESAASLVDAVTQLQSLLQSPELGGELSAEGAEGAQAMPSPFEDSFAPEAPAGQAAASTPSAPSAAGATGSSDTSAASGEAKLGSGLPPALNQYKGAIESAASKAGVPASMLAGQIWQESRGNLGASSTNGGNGLTDTGLMQINPNTFAELQSKHPELQGKNLADPETNILAGAFYMKDMKEQFGSWDLALRAYNSGPNGVDRSNPNAIPAGTGDATYVQKVQKFSEIIATGNGTLPA